Below is a window of Desulfolucanica intricata DNA.
ATTGAGTTTTATCCTCAAAAAATCTCCACATTAAAATTTGCCGATCCCGCTCCGGCAAACTACGTAACAACTCCTTAACTTCTATACGATCCAACCAAAATAGGTCATCCCCGTCCTCACCACTTAATTGATCTAATAGATATATCGGATCACCATCATCTTGATGCAAAGTTTCATAGATTGAAGTCGGTGACTGGGCAGCCTCCAGGGCTGTTACTATTTCTTCTCTGGACAATCCCATTTCTTTAGCGACTTCGCTTATTGATGGTTCTCTTCCCAGTCTCCCGGTAAGCCTTTCTCGAGTTTGTTGCACTTTGTATGCAGTTTCTTTAACCGAGCGGCTGACTTTAACCGGATTGTCATCCCGCAAAAAGCGCCTGATTTCACCAACAATCATGGGTACAGCATAAGTAGAGAATTTAACATCA
It encodes the following:
- the sigF gene encoding RNA polymerase sporulation sigma factor SigF codes for the protein MSTKLLEMNLPRFPLLKDEEMRELLKKAQSGDTEARDRLVNCNLKLVFNLVKRFTNRGYELEDLFQIGSIGLMKAIDKFDLNYDVKFSTYAVPMIVGEIRRFLRDDNPVKVSRSVKETAYKVQQTRERLTGRLGREPSISEVAKEMGLSREEIVTALEAAQSPTSIYETLHQDDGDPIYLLDQLSGEDGDDLFWLDRIEVKELLRSLPERDRQILMWRFFEDKTQSDIARRLNLSQVQVSRLERQALKKLKEIMADNNS